A genome region from Microplitis mediator isolate UGA2020A chromosome 4, iyMicMedi2.1, whole genome shotgun sequence includes the following:
- the LOC130666932 gene encoding uncharacterized protein LOC130666932 encodes MDECKLIDTPIEAKSNLVKPEGASESEMNKYPYQSLIGALLYLAITTRPDIMHAVNYYCQFNTNYNVEHWKAAKRVLRYLKGTIDYGLRFEQTGLALFAVVDANLGGDSTDRKSYTGYEFILAGSVISWEARKQKTVALSSTEAKYMAVAEATKEALYLKGLLVSLGIQEESETVTILNDNQSAISMIKNDVYHQRTKHIDVRHHFVRNEYACGVIHGKK; translated from the coding sequence ATGGATGAGTGTAAATTGATAGACACACCCATTGAGGCTAAAAGTAATTTAGTAAAACCAGAAGGTGCGAGTGAATCAGAAATGAATAAGTATCCGTACCAGAGTTTAATCGGAGCGTTGTTGTATCTTGCGATAACTACTAGGCCAGATATAATGCACGCGgtgaattattattgtcaattCAATACCAATTACAATGTCGAGCATTGGAAAGCCGCGAAAAGGGTTTTGAGGTATTTGAAGGGTACGATAGATTACGGGTTGAGATTTGAGCAAACCGGGCTAGCTCTATTTGCCGTTGTAGATGCTAACTTGGGAGGAGACTCAACGGATCGTAAGTCGTATACGGGGTATGAATTCATTTTGGCGGGATCTGTAATTAGTTGGGAAGCGCGTAAACAAAAAACGGTGGCGCTCTCAAGTACAGAAGCAAAGTATATGGCGGTAGCAGAGGCTACTAAAGAGGCCCTATACTTGAAAGGCCTGTTAGTAAGTTTAGGTATACAGGAAGAATCAGAGACTGTCACGATACTGAATGATAATCAGAGCGCAATCAGTATGATCAAGAACGATGTATATCATCAGCGTACTAAACATATAGATGTAAGACATCATTTTGTAAGGAATGAGTATGCGTGCGGTGtgatacacggaaaaaaatag